A part of Acropora palmata chromosome 6, jaAcrPala1.3, whole genome shotgun sequence genomic DNA contains:
- the LOC141883773 gene encoding putative ATP-dependent DNA helicase RecS: MSERSVPDAFLEGVKYALGEVGRANITLKPKQEEILKIIALKQKDVLAVLPTDYGKSLIYQIIPPLMDYMDSGQRPTQKKSIVLVVSPLNALIRDQVTKLKQSGLKACILKGDRVEGDEEERKEEQEGLAFSAIENLREFQLIFANPEALVGNKNVIKLLKTTEFKNRIKVIVVDEAHLVVDWKNFRPSYGKLAIIGSILPQVPLLGLTATATKKTRTDIIESLGMVNPVEILGNPD; this comes from the exons ATGTCGGAGAGAAGTGTTCCAGATGCCTTCCTGGAAGGCGTGAAATACGCATTAGGAGAAGTTGGGAGAGCAAATATAACACTCAAACCGAAACAAGAAGAGATCCTGAAAATAATcgctttgaaacaaaaagatgtTTTAGCTGTTCTCCCAACTGATTACGGAAAATCGTTGATATATCAAATAATTCCACCCTTGATGGATTATATGGATTCTGGCCAGAGACCAACCCAAAAGAAGTCTATTGTCTTGGTGGTGTCACCGCTCAATGCCTTGATAAGGGATCAAGTAACGAAGTTAAAGCAGAGTGGTCTGAAAGCGTGTATTTTGAAAGGTGATCGAGTGGAAGGagacgaagaagaaagaaaagaagaacaagaaggaTTGGCATTCAGTGCAATAGAAAACCTGAGGGAGTTTCAGTTAATTTTTGCAAACCCGGAGGCCCTTGTAGGCAATAAAAATGTCATTAAGCTCCTGAAGACAACAGAGTTTAAAAATCGTATCAAAGTCATCGTTGTGGATGAAGCACATCTCGTTGTTGACTG GAAGAATTTTAGACCATCCTATGGGAAGCTGGCAATTATAGGAAGCATTCTTCCACAAGTTCCATTGCTTGGTCTCACAGCCACTGCTACCAAAAAGACCAGAACTGACATCATTGAGTCCCTGGGCATGGTTAATCCAGTTGAAATCCTTGGAAACCCTGACTGA
- the LOC141883769 gene encoding patched domain-containing protein 3-like isoform X2 yields the protein METTATETITNTLEVESECLMAKSCCCSAKLNPCYWWSLFCSWYLHALEKLFGSLGEGIAKHPFATITACILLVSLCSIGFIWFDSENRTVKLFIPQKSQSINDLETAEKYFRVKNRDEIILLASSNQSNVLTPRCLHEVFKVHRAIMALPSYAEYCVTLSGDKAKSVEDCMMISPLEFLQYKEQNLDNKTLAQIQEALNNAYENTSILMRNGRPIQFNFNRAFGSVSRKGGRITGAKAIQLIYVIRDPEDEGTSKQVLLWEKTFLDKAFSLVDTLSCFEVYYSSERSLDDAIAESTGSDITLVSVTFSLMITFACVMLGKFLNPLTGHSLLANAGVFAVALGILAGFGLAMWCRVPFVSLVGVLPFLIIGIGIDDMFILVDSLDRQPRDMTTTDVIKTVMTHSGATITMTTMTDVVAFAVSTSTAFPAIRYFCIYAALSVTFAYLMIITYFVAVMYFDLKRIRADRRDCLPLCKASQPRDGSPAWDEPLPQLSNRVMKAWAKVLTYPLTKAVVIILSMVLLGAGIFGVTKVDETFDRKTLTKDDTYLKHFLAAQEKHFKLSIAVSIVETGEIDYGAESTQNELRKLTSIVTNNKYYTTKSVSWIESFVRFANLTNNDISGVRFLPVLKAFLEVPGFSYFSEDLKFSKDGKKLKASRVLGFMKPSSSSTFQKNAMLSLRKDITEMSRLDAFPITRPFIFFEQYAIVSRDTIRNLLIAALAVMVISCPFLVDCTVAILVVFNFVALVCELFGLMVMWNVSLNSVSMINLVMAIGFAVDYSAHVAHAYVVSNKATPNERVVDALATLGASVFMGAKRNRANVDRIYTKDGSFVWNELGQRSKFSDIPSVDKYWQTDRSSVQKNYQDLVLSSVWSYLPLLPQKYSGSSSECFLAL from the exons ATGGAAACAACAGCCACAGAAACGATTACGAACACTCTCGAAGTGGAATCTGAATGTCTGATGGCTAAGAG TTGTTGCTGTTCAGCGAAACTCAATCCTTGCTACTGGTGGTCCTTATTCTGCAGCTGGTATTTGCATGCCTTGGAGAAGCTTTTTGGCAGCCTTGGTGAAGGAATTGCAAAGCATCCATTTGCTACCATTACAGCTTGCATTTTGTTAGTGAGTCTCTGTTCCATTGGTTTTATCTGGTTCGATTCGGAGAATAGAACAGTGAAACTGTTCATTCCACAGAAAAGCCAGTCCATAAATGACTTAGAAACTGCTGAGAAGTATTTCCGGGTGAAAAACAGAGACGAAATCATCCTGTTAGCTTCATCTAACCAATCCAATGTTCTCACACCCAGATGTCTGCATGAAGTCTTCAAAGTTCATCGTGCCATTATGGCACTTCCTTCTTATGCCGAGTATTGTGTTACGCTCTCAGGAGATAAAGCGAAGTCTGTGGAAGATTGTATGATGATAAGTCCTTTGGAATTTTTGCAATACAAGGAGCAGAATCTAGACAACAAGACCCTAGCACAGATTCAAGAGGCATTGAATAACGCTTACGAAAACACATCTATTTTGATGCGCAATGGGCGGCCCATTCAGTTCAACTTCAACCGTGCATTTGGCAGTGTCAGTCGAAAGGGTGGGAGGATCACTGGTGCAAAAGCTATTCAACTGATTTATGTTATCCGCGACCCTGAAGATGAAGGCACAAGCAAGCAAGTTCTTCTTTGGGAGAAAACCTTTCTTGACAAAGCATTCTCGTTGGTTGACACCCTCTCTTGCTTTGAAGTATACTACTCTAGTGAAAGGAGCCTGGACGACGCTATCGCTGAAAGTACTGGCTCTGACATCACTCTAGTGTCAGTCACCTTCAGTTTGATGATCACCTTCGCTTGTGTCATGCTGGGCAAGTTTTTAAATCCGCTGACTGGTCATTCGTTACTGGCGAATGCAGGAGTGTTTGCAGTGGCGCTTGGGATACTAGCCGGGTTTGGACTGGCCATGTGGTGTCGCGTCCCTTTTGTCAGTCTTGTGGGTGTGCTACCCTTCTTAATTATCGGAATTGGTATCGATGACATGTTCATCTTAGTGGATTCACTTGATCGTCAACCACGCGATATGACAACGACTGATGTTATTAAAACAGTGATGACGCATTCTGGAGCCACAATTACCATGACAACGATGACTGACGTGGTTGCTTTCGCTGTGAGCACATCCACCGCATTCCCAGCCATTAG GTACTTCTGCATCTATGCGGCCCTATCAGTCACTTTCGCCTACCTAATGATAATTACATACTTCGTGGCCGTTATGTATTTTGATTTAAAGCGAATAAGAGCAGACCGCCGAGACTGCTTACCGCTTTGTAAGGCATCCCAACCGAGAGATGGCTCTCCAGCATGGGACGAGCCTCTTCCTCAGTTGTCAAACCGTGTCATGAAGGCCTGGGCCAAGGTTCTGACCTATCCTTTAACGAAAGCTGTTGTCATAATCTTGTCAATGGTGTTGCTTGGTGCTGGTATTTTTGGAGTAACCAAAGTTGATGAAACATTTGACAGGAAAACGTTGACAAAAGATGATACTTACTTGAAACACTTTTTAGCGGCTCaagaaaaacacttcaaacTTTCTATTGCAGTGAGCATCGTCGAAACGGGAGAAATTGATTACGGTGCAGAATCAACGCAAAACGAGCTCAGAAAGCTTACAAGCATCgtcacaaacaacaaatattatacaactaaATCAGTGTCGTGGATAGAGTCATTTGTTCGATTTGCCAACTTAACAAATAATGACATTTCGGGTGTTAGATTCCTGCCAGTTCTTAAAGCGTTTCTTGAAGTTCCCgggttttcttatttttctgaaGACTTGAAGTTCTCGAAGGAtggaaaaaagttaaaagctTCACGCGTTCTTGGCTTCATGAAACCGTCCAGCAGTTCcacatttcaaaaaaatgcGATGTTGTCTCTGCGGAAAGACATTACCGAAATGTCGAGACTCGACGCCTTCCCCATAACTCGGCCATTCATTTTCTTCGAACAGTATGCTATTGTTTCTCGAGACACCATCAGGAATCTGTTAATTGCGGCGTTAGCAGTAATGGTCATTAGTTGTCCTTTCCTAGTAGACTGTACAGTGGCGATTCTCgtggttttcaattttgtagcTCTGGTTTGTGAACTTTTTGGGCTAATGGTGATGTGGAACGTGTCACTGAATTCAGTCTCCATGATAAATCTTGTCATGGCGATTGGCTTCGCAGTCGATTACAGCGCCCATGTTGCTCATGCGTACGTGGTATCAAACAAGGCTACGCCTAATGAAAGAGTGGTGGATGCTTTGGCTACGCTTGGTGCAAGTGTTTTTATGGGAG CTAAAAGAAACCGAGCAAACGTGGACCGGATTTATACTAAAGACGGATCATTCGTCTGGAACGAACTTGGGCAGAGATCGAAGTTCTCTGATATTCCGTCTGTTGATAAATACTGGCAAACAGACAGATCATCCGTCCAGAAGAACTATCAG GATTTAGTACTTTCCTCGGTGTGGTCGTACTTGCCTTTGCTGCCTCAGAAATATTCCGGATCTTCTTCCGAATGTTTCTTGGCATTGTAA
- the LOC141883771 gene encoding uncharacterized protein LOC141883771 isoform X1, with product MEHKKINREMNFDIYLHCFCLFKNSYQLKDVPFLKEGTKTVDTLATLMLTGCTTHQIAEIIMQCQPLRNAIKFFFLKGVNEQCQKLCNRSTENSSLLRIPPSKHKELKNFSWEKVITEMMEHVPDVLDVLVAVGIPNVKAHEDSKKQIAPLCTAYGILMFTRWKELSLIQKMNSILLSTGHATERTMKRLNRAGVTVTRETYRSIMDDIGTDLLVTIRRQVSAGCAPRLFFDNLDFKILVNIILENHRPSDMHWIAHYVTFDRVPSDHLDDNKPMSDGTQFENIEYLLSQSELDKLRSDFIVLVARILVEFFEFMEPYKSAIPKHIQHRYSEFMKKKSVIIGLPVVPYNESKHSDVCQYLEYVQKLLVDIYKPQNQDMPVNADEVLKNVKVPLGGDLLGQERITGAKKTRLGCDSAAERFESIVEMPALWHAKQSFLGYIWEQLYKPTAASGRKDTGTLYHLRQHFGLVNVPSRVLDNYSSCESLMLSAICAAFMAWAGTTDTATSPSWVSSIAKERNSAVQ from the exons atggaacataaaaaaattaatagggAAATGAACTTTGATATATATTtacattgtttttgtctttttaaaaattcctaTCAGCTCAAAGATGTACCATTTTTGAAGGAAGGAACCAAAACTGTTGATACATTGGCCACACTGATGTTGACTGGATGTACAACCCACCAGATTGCTGAGATAATCATGCAATGCCAGCCTTTAAGAAATGCAATAaagtttttcttcttgaaagGTGTCAATGAACAGTGTCAGAAACTTTGCAACAGgagtactgaaaattcatCTCTGCTTCGTATTCCACCTTCCAAGCACAag GAATTGAAGAATTTCTCCTGGGAAAAGGTTATCACAGAAATGATGGAGCATGTCCCCGATGTACTGGATGTCCTAGTTGCTGTAGGAATTCCAAATGTGAAAGCTCATGAAGACAGTAAAAAGCAGATTGCCCCACTTTGTACCGCATATGGCATACTAATGTTTACCCGGTGGAAAGAGCTGAGCTTGATACAGAAGATGAACAGTATATTGCTCAGTACTGGACATGCTACTGAAAGG ACAATGAAGAGGCTTAACAGAGCAGGTGTAACAGTGACCAGGGAGACCTACAGGAGCATCATGGATGACATTGGGACTGACTTACTAG TCACTATAAGAAGGCAAGTGTCAGCTGGATGTGCTCCCAGGTTATTCTTTGATAATCTGGACTTCAAGATATTGGTTAATATCATACTGGAGAATCACCGCCCATCAGATATGCACTGGATAGCTCATTATGTAACATTTGACCGAGTACCCTCTGATCACCTTGATGATAACAAACCTATGTCAGATGGCACACAATTTGAGAATATTGAGTATCTCCTTTCTCAAAGTGAACTGGACAAATTACGGAGTGATTTCATTGTCTTAGTGGCGCGTATTCTTGTtgaattctttgaattcatGGAGCCTTACAAATCTGCCATACCAAAGCATATCCAACACAG GTACTCTGAATTCATGAAGAAAAAGTCTGTCATTATTGGACTGCCAGTAGTACCTTACAATGAATCCAAGCATTCAGATGTTTGCCAATACCTTGAATATGTTCAAAAGCTGCTGGTTGATATCTACAAGCCACAG aaCCAAGACATGCCAGTTAATGCAGATGAAGTACTCAAGAATGTTAAAGTGCCACTGGGAGGAGACCTCCTTGGTCAAGAACGAATTACTGGGGCCAAAAAGACTAGACTTGGGTGTGATAGTGCTGCAGAGAGATTTGAAAGTATTGTTGAGATGCCGGCACTTTGGCATGCAAAGCAATCCTTTCTAGGG TATATCTGGGAACAACTGTACAAGCCAACTGCTGCAAGTGGTAGAAAAGACACTGGCACTTTGTATCACTTAAGGCAACATTTTGGACTGGTTAATGTACCATCAAGGGTTCTAGATAACTACTCAAGTTGTGAGTCACTGATGTTGTCAGCAATTTGTGCAGCATTCATGGCATGGGCAGGGACAACAGACACTGCTACCTCTCCATCATGGGTGAGCTCTATTGCCAAGGAGAGAAATTCAGCAGTCCAGTGA
- the LOC141883771 gene encoding uncharacterized protein LOC141883771 isoform X2 yields MLTGCTTHQIAEIIMQCQPLRNAIKFFFLKGVNEQCQKLCNRSTENSSLLRIPPSKHKELKNFSWEKVITEMMEHVPDVLDVLVAVGIPNVKAHEDSKKQIAPLCTAYGILMFTRWKELSLIQKMNSILLSTGHATERTMKRLNRAGVTVTRETYRSIMDDIGTDLLVTIRRQVSAGCAPRLFFDNLDFKILVNIILENHRPSDMHWIAHYVTFDRVPSDHLDDNKPMSDGTQFENIEYLLSQSELDKLRSDFIVLVARILVEFFEFMEPYKSAIPKHIQHRYSEFMKKKSVIIGLPVVPYNESKHSDVCQYLEYVQKLLVDIYKPQNQDMPVNADEVLKNVKVPLGGDLLGQERITGAKKTRLGCDSAAERFESIVEMPALWHAKQSFLGYIWEQLYKPTAASGRKDTGTLYHLRQHFGLVNVPSRVLDNYSSCESLMLSAICAAFMAWAGTTDTATSPSWVSSIAKERNSAVQ; encoded by the exons ATGTTGACTGGATGTACAACCCACCAGATTGCTGAGATAATCATGCAATGCCAGCCTTTAAGAAATGCAATAaagtttttcttcttgaaagGTGTCAATGAACAGTGTCAGAAACTTTGCAACAGgagtactgaaaattcatCTCTGCTTCGTATTCCACCTTCCAAGCACAag GAATTGAAGAATTTCTCCTGGGAAAAGGTTATCACAGAAATGATGGAGCATGTCCCCGATGTACTGGATGTCCTAGTTGCTGTAGGAATTCCAAATGTGAAAGCTCATGAAGACAGTAAAAAGCAGATTGCCCCACTTTGTACCGCATATGGCATACTAATGTTTACCCGGTGGAAAGAGCTGAGCTTGATACAGAAGATGAACAGTATATTGCTCAGTACTGGACATGCTACTGAAAGG ACAATGAAGAGGCTTAACAGAGCAGGTGTAACAGTGACCAGGGAGACCTACAGGAGCATCATGGATGACATTGGGACTGACTTACTAG TCACTATAAGAAGGCAAGTGTCAGCTGGATGTGCTCCCAGGTTATTCTTTGATAATCTGGACTTCAAGATATTGGTTAATATCATACTGGAGAATCACCGCCCATCAGATATGCACTGGATAGCTCATTATGTAACATTTGACCGAGTACCCTCTGATCACCTTGATGATAACAAACCTATGTCAGATGGCACACAATTTGAGAATATTGAGTATCTCCTTTCTCAAAGTGAACTGGACAAATTACGGAGTGATTTCATTGTCTTAGTGGCGCGTATTCTTGTtgaattctttgaattcatGGAGCCTTACAAATCTGCCATACCAAAGCATATCCAACACAG GTACTCTGAATTCATGAAGAAAAAGTCTGTCATTATTGGACTGCCAGTAGTACCTTACAATGAATCCAAGCATTCAGATGTTTGCCAATACCTTGAATATGTTCAAAAGCTGCTGGTTGATATCTACAAGCCACAG aaCCAAGACATGCCAGTTAATGCAGATGAAGTACTCAAGAATGTTAAAGTGCCACTGGGAGGAGACCTCCTTGGTCAAGAACGAATTACTGGGGCCAAAAAGACTAGACTTGGGTGTGATAGTGCTGCAGAGAGATTTGAAAGTATTGTTGAGATGCCGGCACTTTGGCATGCAAAGCAATCCTTTCTAGGG TATATCTGGGAACAACTGTACAAGCCAACTGCTGCAAGTGGTAGAAAAGACACTGGCACTTTGTATCACTTAAGGCAACATTTTGGACTGGTTAATGTACCATCAAGGGTTCTAGATAACTACTCAAGTTGTGAGTCACTGATGTTGTCAGCAATTTGTGCAGCATTCATGGCATGGGCAGGGACAACAGACACTGCTACCTCTCCATCATGGGTGAGCTCTATTGCCAAGGAGAGAAATTCAGCAGTCCAGTGA
- the LOC141883769 gene encoding patched domain-containing protein 3-like isoform X1: METTATETITNTLEVESECLMAKSCCCSAKLNPCYWWSLFCSWYLHALEKLFGSLGEGIAKHPFATITACILLVSLCSIGFIWFDSENRTVKLFIPQKSQSINDLETAEKYFRVKNRDEIILLASSNQSNVLTPRCLHEVFKVHRAIMALPSYAEYCVTLSGDKAKSVEDCMMISPLEFLQYKEQNLDNKTLAQIQEALNNAYENTSILMRNGRPIQFNFNRAFGSVSRKGGRITGAKAIQLIYVIRDPEDEGTSKQVLLWEKTFLDKAFSLVDTLSCFEVYYSSERSLDDAIAESTGSDITLVSVTFSLMITFACVMLGKFLNPLTGHSLLANAGVFAVALGILAGFGLAMWCRVPFVSLVGVLPFLIIGIGIDDMFILVDSLDRQPRDMTTTDVIKTVMTHSGATITMTTMTDVVAFAVSTSTAFPAIRYFCIYAALSVTFAYLMIITYFVAVMYFDLKRIRADRRDCLPLCKASQPRDGSPAWDEPLPQLSNRVMKAWAKVLTYPLTKAVVIILSMVLLGAGIFGVTKVDETFDRKTLTKDDTYLKHFLAAQEKHFKLSIAVSIVETGEIDYGAESTQNELRKLTSIVTNNKYYTTKSVSWIESFVRFANLTNNDISGVRFLPVLKAFLEVPGFSYFSEDLKFSKDGKKLKASRVLGFMKPSSSSTFQKNAMLSLRKDITEMSRLDAFPITRPFIFFEQYAIVSRDTIRNLLIAALAVMVISCPFLVDCTVAILVVFNFVALVCELFGLMVMWNVSLNSVSMINLVMAIGFAVDYSAHVAHAYVVSNKATPNERVVDALATLGASVFMGGFSTFLGVVVLAFAASEIFRIFFRMFLGIVILGLLHGLCILPVYLSLLCWRPAVVRPQTDQVPNGRGQPTKDMQMEGFSETENMANPNEKEDHDTTDIGISNKGLDNNEDKSIDFDTAAGRQTTP; the protein is encoded by the exons ATGGAAACAACAGCCACAGAAACGATTACGAACACTCTCGAAGTGGAATCTGAATGTCTGATGGCTAAGAG TTGTTGCTGTTCAGCGAAACTCAATCCTTGCTACTGGTGGTCCTTATTCTGCAGCTGGTATTTGCATGCCTTGGAGAAGCTTTTTGGCAGCCTTGGTGAAGGAATTGCAAAGCATCCATTTGCTACCATTACAGCTTGCATTTTGTTAGTGAGTCTCTGTTCCATTGGTTTTATCTGGTTCGATTCGGAGAATAGAACAGTGAAACTGTTCATTCCACAGAAAAGCCAGTCCATAAATGACTTAGAAACTGCTGAGAAGTATTTCCGGGTGAAAAACAGAGACGAAATCATCCTGTTAGCTTCATCTAACCAATCCAATGTTCTCACACCCAGATGTCTGCATGAAGTCTTCAAAGTTCATCGTGCCATTATGGCACTTCCTTCTTATGCCGAGTATTGTGTTACGCTCTCAGGAGATAAAGCGAAGTCTGTGGAAGATTGTATGATGATAAGTCCTTTGGAATTTTTGCAATACAAGGAGCAGAATCTAGACAACAAGACCCTAGCACAGATTCAAGAGGCATTGAATAACGCTTACGAAAACACATCTATTTTGATGCGCAATGGGCGGCCCATTCAGTTCAACTTCAACCGTGCATTTGGCAGTGTCAGTCGAAAGGGTGGGAGGATCACTGGTGCAAAAGCTATTCAACTGATTTATGTTATCCGCGACCCTGAAGATGAAGGCACAAGCAAGCAAGTTCTTCTTTGGGAGAAAACCTTTCTTGACAAAGCATTCTCGTTGGTTGACACCCTCTCTTGCTTTGAAGTATACTACTCTAGTGAAAGGAGCCTGGACGACGCTATCGCTGAAAGTACTGGCTCTGACATCACTCTAGTGTCAGTCACCTTCAGTTTGATGATCACCTTCGCTTGTGTCATGCTGGGCAAGTTTTTAAATCCGCTGACTGGTCATTCGTTACTGGCGAATGCAGGAGTGTTTGCAGTGGCGCTTGGGATACTAGCCGGGTTTGGACTGGCCATGTGGTGTCGCGTCCCTTTTGTCAGTCTTGTGGGTGTGCTACCCTTCTTAATTATCGGAATTGGTATCGATGACATGTTCATCTTAGTGGATTCACTTGATCGTCAACCACGCGATATGACAACGACTGATGTTATTAAAACAGTGATGACGCATTCTGGAGCCACAATTACCATGACAACGATGACTGACGTGGTTGCTTTCGCTGTGAGCACATCCACCGCATTCCCAGCCATTAG GTACTTCTGCATCTATGCGGCCCTATCAGTCACTTTCGCCTACCTAATGATAATTACATACTTCGTGGCCGTTATGTATTTTGATTTAAAGCGAATAAGAGCAGACCGCCGAGACTGCTTACCGCTTTGTAAGGCATCCCAACCGAGAGATGGCTCTCCAGCATGGGACGAGCCTCTTCCTCAGTTGTCAAACCGTGTCATGAAGGCCTGGGCCAAGGTTCTGACCTATCCTTTAACGAAAGCTGTTGTCATAATCTTGTCAATGGTGTTGCTTGGTGCTGGTATTTTTGGAGTAACCAAAGTTGATGAAACATTTGACAGGAAAACGTTGACAAAAGATGATACTTACTTGAAACACTTTTTAGCGGCTCaagaaaaacacttcaaacTTTCTATTGCAGTGAGCATCGTCGAAACGGGAGAAATTGATTACGGTGCAGAATCAACGCAAAACGAGCTCAGAAAGCTTACAAGCATCgtcacaaacaacaaatattatacaactaaATCAGTGTCGTGGATAGAGTCATTTGTTCGATTTGCCAACTTAACAAATAATGACATTTCGGGTGTTAGATTCCTGCCAGTTCTTAAAGCGTTTCTTGAAGTTCCCgggttttcttatttttctgaaGACTTGAAGTTCTCGAAGGAtggaaaaaagttaaaagctTCACGCGTTCTTGGCTTCATGAAACCGTCCAGCAGTTCcacatttcaaaaaaatgcGATGTTGTCTCTGCGGAAAGACATTACCGAAATGTCGAGACTCGACGCCTTCCCCATAACTCGGCCATTCATTTTCTTCGAACAGTATGCTATTGTTTCTCGAGACACCATCAGGAATCTGTTAATTGCGGCGTTAGCAGTAATGGTCATTAGTTGTCCTTTCCTAGTAGACTGTACAGTGGCGATTCTCgtggttttcaattttgtagcTCTGGTTTGTGAACTTTTTGGGCTAATGGTGATGTGGAACGTGTCACTGAATTCAGTCTCCATGATAAATCTTGTCATGGCGATTGGCTTCGCAGTCGATTACAGCGCCCATGTTGCTCATGCGTACGTGGTATCAAACAAGGCTACGCCTAATGAAAGAGTGGTGGATGCTTTGGCTACGCTTGGTGCAAGTGTTTTTATGGGAG GATTTAGTACTTTCCTCGGTGTGGTCGTACTTGCCTTTGCTGCCTCAGAAATATTCCGGATCTTCTTCCGAATGTTTCTTGGCATTGTAATTCTTGGTCTTCTTCACGGCTTGTGCATACTGCCTGTTTACCTTTCCTTGCTGTGTTGGAGACCTGCTGTTGTCAGACCACAGACAGATCAAGTTCCAAATGGTAGAGGACAGCCGACAAAAGACATGCAGATGGAAGGTTTCagtgaaactgaaaatatGGCTAATCCAAACGAGAAGGAAGACCACGACACGACTGATATTGGAATTTCTAACAAGGGGCTGGATAACAATGAAGACAAATCTATCGATTTTGATACTGCGGCGGGTAGGCAGACGACGCCATGA